The following coding sequences are from one Gossypium hirsutum isolate 1008001.06 chromosome A12, Gossypium_hirsutum_v2.1, whole genome shotgun sequence window:
- the LOC121210833 gene encoding putative elongation of fatty acids protein DDB_G0272012, translating to MEIPFFPTLFTTVRSLVVRQPFFPTFEDLLVNHPKILGFSWNNGQTPASSQRFLALTVLCYISFTFILSQVSRPSLARPVLKSISALHNLFLVTLSFIMALGCLVSIFSQVPNFKTLVCFPKRTSPSGPLFFWGYIFYLSKIVEFMDTLLIILGNSMKRLSFLHVYHHSMVVIMSYVCVNSAQSSFSMVLVTNCTVHVVMYAYYLMCTLGVRPRWKKMVTDFQLVQFWSSFLIMAMLAFYHFTGPGCSGILSWCFNAAFIVSLLFLFSDFHAKNYSPKVKNA from the coding sequence ATGGAAATACCATTTTTCCCTACCCTTTTCACAACTGTTAGAAGCTTGGTTGTCAGACAACCCTTTTTCCCAACCTTTGAAGATTTGCTGGTGAATCATCCCAAAATCCTGGGGTTTTCATGGAACAATGGCCAAACTCCAGCCTCCTCCCAACGTTTTCTCGCCCTTACTGTTTTGTGTTACATTTCCTTCACATTCATTCTTTCCCAGGTATCTCGTCCTTCCCTTGCACGTCCAGTCCTCAAATCAATCTCAGCCCTTCACAACCTCTTCCTCGTCACACTTTCTTTCATCATGGCCCTTGGTTGCCTCGTCTCAATCTTTTCCCAAGTGCCTAACTTCAAGACCCTCGTTTGTTTCCCTAAGCGCACGTCACCATCTGGACCTCTCTTTTTCTGGGGCTACATATTTTACCTCTCCAAGATCGTTGAATTCATGGATACCCTTTTGATCATCCTCGGTAACTCCATGAAAAGGTTGTCGTTTCTTCACGTCTACCATCACTCGATGGTGGTCATCATGTCTTACGTGTGCGTCAACAGCGCCCAATCTTCTTTCTCGATGGTGCTGGTCACCAACTGCACCGTCCATGTTGTGATGTACGCTTATTACTTGATGTGCACCCTTGGGGTTCGCCCAAGGTGGAAGAAAATGGTCACAGATTTCCAGCTGGTGCAGTTCTGGTCTAGCTTTTTGATAATGGCGATGCTTGCCTTCTACCATTTCACTGGTCCAGGCTGCTCAGGGATTTTGAGTTGGTGCTTCAATGCAGCCTTCATCGTTTCTCTTTTGTTCTTATTCTCAGATTTTCATGCTAAAAATTACTCCCCCAAGGTCAAGAATGCCTAA